From the Cervus elaphus chromosome 20, mCerEla1.1, whole genome shotgun sequence genome, one window contains:
- the TMEM35B gene encoding transmembrane protein 35B produces the protein MALPLTALRVLLGSFFALTGAAKLSEQISAPVSEQMKALFVQFAEVFPLKVFGYQPDPMSYQVAVGWLELLAGLLLVLGPPILQEMSNLLLTLLMMGAIFTLVSLKESLNTCIPAIVCLGLLLLLDIC, from the exons ATGGCGCTCCCGCTCACCGCTCTGCGCGTGCTGCTGGGCAGCTTCTTCGCGCTCACGGGGGCGGCCAAACTCTCGGAGCAGATCTCGGCTCCGGTGTCGGAGCAGATG AAAGCCCTGTTCGTGCAGTTCGCTGAGGTGTTTCCACTGAAGGTGTTCGGCTACCAGCCAGATCCCATGAGCTACCAAGTGGCTGTGGGCTGGCTGGAACTGCTGGCGGGGCTGCTCCTGGTCCTGGGCCCACCGATCCTGCAAGAGATGAGTAACTTGCTTTTGACGCTGCTCATGATGG GGGCTATCTTCACTTTGGTGTCTCTAAAAGAGTCACTGAACACCTGCATCCCAGCCATCGTCTGCCTggggctcctgctgctgctggatATCTGTTAG
- the LOC122676829 gene encoding platelet-activating factor receptor-like, with protein sequence MNRSVGDLGVGGCSPWDDPARFIVVPAAYALALGLGLPANVAALAVFVRSGRRLGQALRLYLLNLALADVLFTLTLPLWLTYYLGPAHWPFPEAACRAAGAAYYVSTYAAVAFAALISVCRCGSVHRPGPKAAARPALRRRGPARAACAAAWLAGLACAAPSLAAPHALRPGPGGASRCLERGWARAGLAYATVAFFTAAFLLVLAAYVSLARALASPSGPGPAPAGPHRRAARTMVLGLLLVFALCLAPYHLLLAPWVTGQEVAASREGGGCRATSTLDVLHTLSLALLSLNSCLDPLIYCFSVRRFRQDCWALSCRLGVGAPGAHSASLASS encoded by the coding sequence ATGAACAGGAGCGTGGGGGACCTGGGTGTTGGCGGCTGCAGCCCCTGGGACGACCCTGCTCGCTTCATTGTGGTGCCCGCGGCCTATGCCTTGGCGCTGGGCCTAGGGCTGCCGGCCAACGTGGCGGCCCTGGCGGTGTTCGTCCGCAGCGGCAGGCGCCTGGGCCAGGCCCTGCGTCTCTACCTGCTCAACCTGGCCCTGGCCGACGTGCTCTTCACGCTCACGCTGCCGCTGTGGCTCACCTACTACCTGGGCCCGGCCCACTGGCCCTTCCCGGAGGCCGCCTGCCGCGCGGCCGGGGCCGCCTACTATGTGTCCACCTACGCGGCCGTGGCCTTCGCGGCGCTCATCAGCGTGTGCCGCTGCGGCTCCGTGCACCGGCCGGGGCCCAAGGCGGCCGCCCGCCCGGCCCTGCGCCGCCGCGGCCCCGCCCGCGCCGCGTGCGCCGCCGCCTGGCTGGCAGGCCTGGCCTGCGCCGCACCCTCGCTGGCCGCCCCGCACGCGCTGCGCCCCGGGCCGGGCGGCGCCTCTCGCTGCCTGGAGCGCGGCTGGGCGCGCGCCGGCCTGGCCTACGCCACCGTGGCCTTCTTCACCGCCGCCTTCCTGCTGGTGCTCGCGGCTTACGTGAGCCTGGCGCGGGCGCTCGCCTCGCCCTCGGGCCCGGGCCCGGCCCCAGCCGGTCCGCACCGGCGCGCAGCCAGGACCATGGTGCTGGGGCTCCTGCTGGTCTTCGCCCTCTGCCTGGCGCCCTACCATCTGCTGCTGGCGCCCTGGGTAACGGGGCAGGAGGTCGCCGCGAGCCGCGAAGGCGGCGGGTGCCGGGCCACCTCCACGCTCGACGTCCTGCACACTCTCAGCCTGGCGTTGCTGAGTCTCAACAGCTGCCTGGACCCGCTCATCTACTGCTTCTCGGTGCGCCGCTTCCGCCAGGACTGCTGGGCGCTGAGCTGCCGTCTGGGGGTAGGGGCACCTGGGGCGCACTCGGCCTCCTTGGCCTCCTCCTAG